A part of Agromyces protaetiae genomic DNA contains:
- a CDS encoding type IV secretory system conjugative DNA transfer family protein: protein MPEPFVFTRLYLPRPIMAETVTNLIRRLTGSDAPRPLSLEVRAVDDGIHYILGCTPTSVHKLRHLLRSLSPDVVFATTTRAPLAAARRVEARQNGMPIGAPDPEPLTAAIYGALSVRRAGEKLVLQVVLGRASAPQFVRPDAPDPLQPIGSRLWHGVKKAAPETRRKLQDHAAEPRLHVALRIGVDGPDPKRREALTHGLFGSLQGLEAIGVQLRLVPESPRELHLGSSKHARLQLTASELAPLLGWPLGESNLPGVDPLHPKRLPVPKDVSAKESVFALGTAAGPERPIGITAEARLSHVSVLGPTGAGKTEAVLVPWLLSDVRTGHPACFIDPKGQGVEYVLDLLTTEEGERVVLYDPSDPEGTAGFNPLDARGRDAYAVADSVLAVFKSVFAQGWGPRTEDILYASVLTLAIDGQRRAAPHTLLDIPKLLTDQAFRRTVTPAVAGEAEIARFWARYEALKPAQQENEIAAPMNKLRRYLMRRGAAAILGQADPPFHLRDIWKGDRIVLVSVNEALAGTETAQLIGGLICAEVFMAAGERATETNPKKRPGFVYVDEVRKFLRLPVPLESALEISRSYGVGWALFGQGFYQMGSELADAIEINTKSKVVYATSAKEAKRIASSSPALAAADIQELPQYEVYADLLTTKGSSGWMSARTLVPPARTGHGRDLRAALRKRQSSAATTPPLTPAVQPEPVSVAPSFDSSSPVKRRRS, encoded by the coding sequence ATGCCTGAGCCCTTCGTCTTCACCCGGCTCTATCTGCCCCGCCCGATCATGGCCGAGACGGTCACGAACCTGATTCGCCGCCTGACCGGCTCCGACGCACCCCGACCACTCTCACTCGAGGTACGGGCGGTGGACGACGGCATCCACTACATCCTGGGGTGCACACCGACCAGCGTGCATAAGCTGCGGCACCTGCTGCGGAGCCTCTCCCCTGACGTGGTGTTCGCCACCACCACCCGCGCGCCACTGGCGGCCGCACGGCGCGTCGAGGCACGTCAGAACGGCATGCCCATCGGCGCGCCGGATCCGGAGCCGCTCACCGCCGCCATCTATGGCGCGCTGAGTGTCCGGAGGGCAGGCGAGAAGCTCGTGCTACAGGTCGTTCTCGGCCGCGCGTCGGCGCCGCAATTCGTCCGTCCCGATGCACCTGACCCGCTCCAGCCGATCGGGTCACGGCTCTGGCACGGCGTCAAGAAGGCTGCGCCCGAGACGCGCCGCAAGCTCCAGGACCACGCCGCCGAACCTCGGCTCCACGTCGCGCTTCGCATCGGCGTCGACGGCCCCGACCCAAAGCGCCGCGAGGCCCTGACGCACGGCCTGTTCGGCAGCTTGCAGGGGCTGGAGGCGATAGGGGTGCAGTTGCGGCTGGTTCCCGAGTCGCCCCGTGAGCTGCATCTCGGATCCTCCAAGCACGCGCGTCTTCAGCTGACGGCGTCTGAACTCGCGCCGCTCTTGGGCTGGCCGCTCGGAGAATCCAACCTCCCGGGCGTCGACCCCCTCCATCCGAAACGTCTGCCGGTGCCGAAGGACGTTTCCGCGAAGGAGAGTGTCTTCGCCCTCGGGACCGCGGCCGGACCCGAGCGACCGATCGGCATCACTGCCGAGGCGCGTCTCAGCCACGTGTCCGTGCTGGGCCCAACCGGCGCAGGCAAGACCGAGGCTGTGCTGGTGCCATGGCTGCTGTCGGACGTTCGAACGGGCCACCCCGCCTGCTTCATCGATCCGAAAGGGCAGGGCGTCGAATACGTCCTCGACCTGCTCACGACGGAGGAAGGCGAACGCGTCGTCCTCTATGACCCGTCGGATCCCGAGGGCACGGCCGGCTTCAACCCGCTCGACGCTCGCGGCCGTGACGCCTACGCCGTCGCCGACAGCGTCCTCGCCGTCTTCAAGTCCGTCTTCGCCCAAGGCTGGGGCCCGCGCACGGAGGACATCCTCTACGCGTCCGTGCTCACCCTGGCGATCGACGGACAGCGCCGAGCAGCCCCGCACACGCTCCTCGATATCCCGAAGCTGCTCACCGATCAGGCGTTCCGACGCACCGTCACGCCTGCCGTCGCGGGTGAAGCGGAGATCGCCCGATTCTGGGCGCGCTACGAGGCACTCAAGCCTGCCCAACAGGAGAACGAGATCGCGGCTCCGATGAACAAGCTGCGCAGGTATCTCATGCGCCGCGGCGCGGCGGCCATCCTGGGCCAGGCAGACCCGCCATTCCATCTCCGTGACATTTGGAAGGGCGATCGCATCGTCCTTGTCAGCGTCAACGAAGCCTTGGCCGGGACCGAGACCGCACAGCTCATCGGCGGGCTCATCTGTGCCGAAGTGTTCATGGCCGCCGGGGAGCGTGCCACCGAGACGAACCCGAAGAAGCGCCCCGGCTTCGTCTACGTCGATGAGGTCAGGAAGTTCCTGCGCCTCCCTGTGCCGTTGGAGTCGGCGCTCGAGATATCCCGCTCCTACGGCGTCGGCTGGGCACTCTTTGGGCAGGGCTTCTACCAAATGGGCAGCGAGCTCGCCGATGCCATCGAGATCAACACGAAGAGCAAGGTCGTCTATGCAACCAGTGCGAAAGAGGCCAAACGCATCGCCAGCTCGAGCCCGGCACTCGCCGCCGCAGATATCCAGGAGCTTCCACAGTACGAGGTCTACGCCGACCTTCTGACAACCAAGGGGTCAAGCGGCTGGATGTCCGCCCGAACCTTGGTGCCACCTGCACGAACGGGGCACGGCCGAGACCTCCGCGCTGCGCTTAGGAAGCGCCAGTCCTCGGCGGCAACTACGCCGCCGCTGACCCCAGCTGTCCAGCCTGAGCCGGTGTCTGTTGCGCCCTCGTTCGACTCCTCCTCACCAGTGAAGCGGAGGCGCTCGTGA
- a CDS encoding replication-relaxation family protein, protein MGWNSRSFERCTAAPTDPARRCLVTDTWTPTRVRELESLLTERDGHILEDLERFRALSTRLIQRLHFPAGLHGLHATVPTATRLANRVLLRLEAHGLIARIDRRVGGALRGSAATTWHLAATGERLLRARRGESGRRRYVTPSRDFLAHTLAVAEFAGATKESELRGEIDVLELDTEPSCWRPFHGPVGVVTLKPDLFTVVANADVEAHVFVEIDRGTEHLPAVIKKCRTYQQYRQTGLAQASSGVFPAVLWVTPDAERARKLRTAIRREPDLPADLFTICEEAEALTALTVFLAPSPTSRKEVSS, encoded by the coding sequence TTGGGATGGAACTCCCGCTCATTCGAGCGGTGCACGGCCGCTCCCACAGACCCCGCCAGGAGGTGTCTCGTGACCGACACTTGGACACCTACCAGAGTGCGAGAGCTGGAGAGCTTACTCACCGAACGCGACGGCCACATCCTCGAAGACCTCGAACGATTCCGCGCGCTGTCGACCCGCCTCATCCAGCGCCTGCACTTTCCAGCCGGACTCCACGGACTCCATGCCACCGTCCCGACGGCAACCCGCCTCGCGAACCGGGTGCTGCTGCGGCTCGAAGCTCATGGCCTCATCGCCCGCATCGACCGACGCGTCGGCGGCGCCTTACGTGGCTCCGCAGCCACCACGTGGCACCTGGCGGCCACCGGTGAACGGCTCCTCCGAGCACGTCGAGGGGAATCAGGGAGGCGACGCTACGTCACTCCCTCCCGCGACTTCCTCGCCCACACGCTCGCCGTTGCGGAGTTCGCAGGCGCGACAAAGGAATCGGAGTTGCGTGGCGAGATCGACGTGCTCGAACTCGACACCGAACCGTCTTGCTGGCGACCCTTCCACGGGCCAGTGGGCGTCGTGACGCTCAAGCCAGACCTGTTCACCGTTGTCGCGAACGCTGACGTCGAAGCTCACGTCTTCGTAGAGATCGACCGCGGCACCGAGCACCTGCCCGCCGTGATCAAGAAGTGCCGCACCTACCAGCAGTACCGACAGACCGGCCTCGCACAAGCGAGCAGCGGCGTCTTCCCGGCCGTGCTCTGGGTAACCCCAGACGCCGAGCGGGCACGCAAGCTCCGTACCGCCATCCGAAGAGAACCCGACCTTCCGGCGGACCTCTTCACCATCTGCGAGGAAGCCGAAGCGCTCACTGCGCTCACGGTCTTCCTCGCCCCATCACCAACTTCAAGAAAGGAGGTTTCATCATGA
- a CDS encoding MT-A70 family methyltransferase, with amino-acid sequence MTTTTKTAAAPPAHGQKTAARPQRYGVIAADPPWNVQQVGKLGASEHYDLMTLDQIKGMGDAVQALAEDNAHLYLWVTNATLRVGYDVMEAWGFTPRSPLTWVKPRFTLGNYLRNATEHVLFGTRGKAPVQFKSQPTWVFAPLQEHSVKPDEMYSIIDRVSGRDTKKLELFARRRPPAPNWSVWGNEIESDVTLAPWGYPVPSDFGRQDDVVPESGDGEGEG; translated from the coding sequence ATGACCACCACTACGAAGACCGCAGCCGCTCCCCCGGCACACGGTCAGAAGACGGCCGCCCGGCCGCAGCGCTACGGCGTCATCGCGGCGGACCCGCCGTGGAACGTCCAGCAGGTTGGGAAGCTCGGCGCGAGCGAGCACTACGACCTCATGACCCTCGATCAGATCAAGGGCATGGGCGACGCGGTGCAGGCCCTGGCCGAAGACAACGCCCACCTCTACCTGTGGGTCACGAACGCGACGCTCCGCGTCGGCTACGACGTCATGGAGGCGTGGGGCTTCACGCCTCGCTCCCCGCTGACGTGGGTCAAGCCGCGCTTCACGCTCGGCAACTACCTGCGCAACGCCACCGAGCACGTCCTGTTCGGCACCCGCGGCAAGGCACCCGTGCAGTTCAAGAGCCAGCCGACGTGGGTGTTCGCCCCGCTTCAGGAGCACTCGGTGAAACCCGACGAGATGTACTCGATCATCGACCGTGTCTCCGGGCGCGACACCAAGAAGCTCGAGCTCTTCGCCCGACGCCGCCCGCCGGCCCCGAACTGGTCGGTGTGGGGCAACGAGATCGAGAGCGACGTCACGCTCGCCCCGTGGGGCTACCCCGTCCCGAGCGACTTCGGCCGTCAGGACGACGTCGTTCCCGAATCCGGCGACGGAGAAGGCGAGGGGTGA